taaagtagggtagtttacataacctaacaatgacttttctgttcagcaagcaagataaccaaagatattccctctgtctacacactcattgaaatcggctttaatattgcaaaagttcaagcaattaggacAAAACTTACCGCgtaaaaaaacatcaaaaggccaatgtctatctaccttgcacatttcagaaaattcagatcagataacgaaactgggtccagcaacatttataagcaatttaagattttgaccctcacagtttgcattcaccacaaatattctcgttacaacgaatcatttcaaatacaaaaataccagttgcagccttttgtttatctattaatatatgtatacggataaagttatgaaaggcagcagggtcaccagggtgaggagtccatgtcatctgaaataaatgctaagcatagatctaggaagcgacagataatcatgacattaaaaaaactctcttcttttcgacttttttcgaacaaattgacatataaaatgaattatatagtattgtggaatttttaacttgtgttcagttcattggttacaccttttactaggataacaatcctgtcaagtatgagctgggaaaaatatttcagaaaagaagatggaaatgtgaaagtttccgtgcgtcaggtgcaacagcatacgaacagctaacatgcctcgtcagggtggaagctaaaaagtccacgaaaatttgatttaaaacctttattcgttccaacaaagttattgagattttgttgaggatttaaccatctacgacaacaagattttttttttagaatttacagctcttctataaatatatgcaaagcaaaccattgatcaagttgcttgctatgattgtttggatgtttgtaaacgacaggtaagtagtctgtttactatatactagaatttgtttggacaataaacattaactataattcctgtcagtttgtatgtgtccaatcaaatcccagtatatattgaaactccgcctacctcaaaacatccaagcaaacatagcaagcaagtcaatcaaagtttttttttgcatgcttttatagaagagctgtactatagaatgcaaagaagcgtttaagtctttcgccaaaaaataccatcaatttctttttgtcctatgaaaacttccgtaccatttccttccattcatgatcattaaattgaactgtaaaatatttcttggtaccttcttaattcctttataagtcttatgtatacattattatgacaataactgttgtgagcacaagatttactgcacacttttaaagttctgcttcatcaaacattaaaatgtgaacttaagttttgagacttttttaatcgacacgattggaatttttgtatatgagaacatggtttatctattagctgaaaatgcggctttgaactagctttcagtacctgcgagcattcgttgttcaataatgagtgtctttgtgttattattttatgtgataaattgttgtgttggtacaccactgtaacaatgaaggaggaaatgaggagggttggttgggtggaagtggggaggtgtatgcggagcgctaacaaacatgtctatgcggcatgagctttgatcattgttgaagcatcaatgtaaggggcatttaatatcttaataaaactattcttattatagatactatatattgttatctgatattggacgaaagatgttgcccttttatgtaattatgtaatacaagttacgatcatttgaaaacacatattaaacagccaaatggatgcacaagagctaaaataggagtcatagatcctattgacaacaattgtctgcccaattttattgattttgtaacatttgttacaAATATGACCAAcctcttatccaaaatcaccagcaccgtatcaggacccaccagcacaatgacaggacccaccagcacagtatcaggacaggAATAatttgagaaaatgctaaattttaataaattgcaatgttttttcacaaaatagttttgccgtgtggattgcggtatggaaagcggactctatgagcatttttgttttattttttcagttctagattttctgaaaatgagcacttttgtgttacgcttactgaaacagtttagagggtcaactttttaatggtttacatatgaacccataagaaacaaaattgaaaaatctcaactgttttcttccattttttatgagtgaaaacgtcaaaaatcatcattttcgtctttgtttacattttttcattgatcaccagcacccgtcaggaccgaatcaccagcacagaacgttctctcgcaggacaaccatacccaccgtgagtatgttgattattctttagtttttttgtgCTCTTTTCAGACTTTCCTTTTCATCGTTTGTCGGTTTTTCCCATGACGGTACCAGTTTCTCTTCGACATATGAGTTTTGAATATCACTTGATATCTTCGCCCCCTTATTTACCTTCAACATTTTAGTTTCGATTTCATTAGTTATAAATCAATGTAATTATGTATGAAGCACAACTACAAAATTCATATCTGATTAACGTAATATTCAATTCAATAGATGCGATAGATATACTCATTTAGTATTTTTATGTACTTAACATGGTTTTCTTTCATAATATGTCTCATAATGTTTGAATATATGTTATTACTTgtcgttattgctgtatacaatCTGTTTGCATTTTCAATAATTGAAAAGAAAGTTAAATTTCAATTACGGTTCAACAAAGACaggtaaattataaaaaaacaaagggACACTGTCCCATGCAAAAAATGACCTCATAGCCAAACATAGTAGGGGCATTGAGGCCTGGTtatggcccaagaaaataaaatgtttgataactttttcaaattggcacataatctgtagaaatgcatagggtaaacatggtaaagaaatataaatgaagaacatgaagattcttatgtgatgacgtcacaattacgtcataaaatgtactgttttcacaaaaacgatgaaaattcagaatttatgcagttttctatctttatttctgttgtggaaacatcgtgcgcagccaagaaacaacacaataatttaactgaagctttattattacttttgacaaaatctcaccacatataaagttgtttcttgggtgcgcacatacttttccaatcgaaaatatactttaaaatttgatgaaaaacaaggaaaatcacaaaattttacaaaatatgcaaatttaggcatgatttgttgccatggtaacttgttcaatgtccaaaattattttatttttctgaataCCTTCTACCTAAGATacttttcagtaatttaaaaatatgtatgataacttttaaatttgcagtaatttttgggccaaataaggggcttattgcccctactcctttaacATTTTATAGCAACGTCATAATCCAAAAAGAATTCCACTAGAATGTGGAATATTCACAAGTGTTGCGCCCAATTCAATATCGCTTCAAAGTTATATTATTGGTATAAAATGTAGAGATTGTGCCATACTTAACGCAGCTGTTATGAAATAATAGGGTTATTGCACGAATATTGGTGTGAACATAATCTCTCGTAGACTAATACATATTGCTATCGAAAGTTTTATTCTGCTCATGGTCGTATTCACTTAGATAAATATAATGCAACAAACATGACCAAACATATATTGCAAAATTAATACGGATTTGgagaaatttttatttaatttgaacgCAAACAATGatcaacacaatgtaattttctATTAATAAACTTACAAactaaattaataatattattttatttacatattgatATGGATGAATTATTCTCTCAGAATTTAACAgcattgttttgtttaatttggcaCAATTTAGCGTTTTATATCTTGAAATAAATGTCTTACAAGAACAAACAATTCACGTTTTACCGTATATCTGATACACATTGATAGAGCTTCCAGCCATATCCAGTCCTGCTtcattttgtatatttctttCAAAAAGAGTGTAATTTTTCTGGTTCCTTTGATTTTCTAGCCAGACGGTTTTTTGACGAGATAAAAACTCTGGAtctttttgcatatttgatatcGCTGCATAAAATTTACTGTGAGGAAGATTGTGATAATGGTACCAGTCTTGAAGGTGAACAGCAGGATGATGTGTCTTATTTCTGACCAAAGACTCCAAACAATCTAAGACGACCTTGTCCTGATATTCATCAAACTTGTTGGCAAATAATTGTCTCTGACCAACAAGCCATGGTAAGTCATTTCTACTGAAAACACACACACCTCTCAAAAATTTTCCAGAGCATTTGACCCTATCTCCTTCCCATATTATTGCTCTGGATAAGAACGTTCCGTAGCGATGGCGAACCTCCGACATGTAGCCACCTGGGGCCCACGGTAGTGTATTTACTGTAGCCCATATATTCTCTTCCGGTGAATATGTATCATTGAGCCAGCTAATATAGTCCTGCACAACGTCATCAGAAAGTATGAAATTGACGAACTCTCTGGTAAAAGCACCGTACGCACTACCTTTACTCAtttgcattttatatttgaatggcTCTTTTTCCTTCAAAGAATCAACTAATTTATGAGCGACTATTTTATGAACCTTTTCGTACCTCCATTTTAAAAATACCGGCAGACTATATGACTCGATATCATTAGCACCGTTCAATGCTTGAAGAATTTTTACCATTTCCAAATTTGACTTTAATGGAAATTCCTGTCCAGTTAAATTAATGTAGTATTTCCATTTTACATTCGATTTAGAAACTATTTTCATACACTGAAAGTCAGTTTGCATATGCGAAGAGCTTGCATATACCACATTAATTGGATTTTGCACAACATGTACATTTGGTATGCATTTACTAATACTCGTCATCAGTTCCATGAGGAGCTTTGGAGCCTTACCATCTATGTAAATACAATACACATTGTGGGAGCGATAAATCGTTCGAAGAAGACGCTCAGCTTGTTCTGGAAGGCGATGAAATTTTATAGCAAAAGCCAGCGGATAGGCTCTTTCCTCTAGCGATACTGGAAAAGTTTCATATCCATGGACTAATTTGAGTAACGAACAGTTTGATACTAAGTTGTATAGTCGACACTTTCCTGTAGCTTTACGACTAATTAAAGGCGTGACTGGTTTATTGCCCATAAAGTATGCAGCGCAACTAGTGCCGATTCCTTTTATGGGGAGACAGCTGTCCGTTAATCGATTTTCATTTCCAGTTCGGACCTCAGTACATGGTGCTGGATTGTCTCTATACAAATTGTCAATTTTTGGCGCTAAAATTACATTTTCAGGTGATGTTGGATTATCCTCAACCAAAAGAACTTGTCTTCCAGTATTTGTCCATAAACCAAGAAAGGTTACGAATGAAACTATTTGTATACAACAAGTGGTAATACACCAATTTCGTAGCGGCATTGCTGATGTGCAGTAGTCCCATCACAAGTTATACGAAAATCTCTCCAAAGTCCATGTCTACCTTTAACATTTAGCTTTTAGTAATGTCACTTCACTACACTCGGATGCGATGTTTTCGCCTTTTTTTCTGAACAGCCAGTTATATACGTCTTCTCATACAGAACATATCCTTCGTTATTTTTCTCAGTCAACTTTCatacttctttattattttggTCATCCGTGTATTTCATTGATTCTAAGATACAGCCTGTGGAAAAGATAATATCGTAATAAAGCTATTTACATTGGTACAGGCTATAAACCATACAAGTTAATTTTAACAACATAAAACTACCATTAACTTTATTGACTGACGAGGTTcctttgacagttttttttatccACTCTCCTCCCTGGGGATATTCCCTAAAATATCATAGTAAACACACGaacatatttatttgtgtttgtaaacaatttgcATGAATGAATGAAGTAGGTAGGTGTAACCAAGTACAAAAATAAACTCGGAAATTATGAATGAAACTTTCGTTCACGATTTACATCATCGAAACTAATATGTTTCAAGTGTTAGTAATGTTACATCATTTAAGGGCATTGTCTAATAGACAAAAAAAACAATGAGGTCTAATGAAAGTCTTGTGACAGATTGTAAGACTTAGTATGCTTTATTGTATAACCTTcttctttaatgacttgacagcGATTTCTATAGCAGTTGGTTAAAAtatctgaccagttgaacaattatATAAGATAGAGCAAATTGCAATTGGGTCAGAATTTTAAATGAACTGCAATACATCAAATCacagtaaacaaaataaattaatgtaTTATCAGTATGTCGTTCATATCTCTCAGgcgttgttttaaaaaaagaataacgTAAAATGACGACGTCAAAATCCAGGATATATACGTACAACAAATTCATCTCAAAAAGGTTATAAATTACTATGGTTTGTAATAATACTTGATGTGATTGAACACTAAATCAATTCTATAGCCCTCTTGTTCGGCTATTttgttatttaaggaatgactgtaatattttttctgtctatgaagaaataacataaaacatttggtgtacactgaataacgcgcgtagcgggttatttaacagtgtgcaccacattttttatgttatttcgaatagacagaaaaaatattacagtcatttcttataatttaatccTCAATTCCATTtgaaaccgtagaaaaccatgaaaaaacgttgatgacgtcacggtcacatgactaaattatgtctatgggctcataacaaaataacgtcagccaatcagaagacgcgttacatccaaaattaaattatttcatagTAAACATATATATAGGAATTTAACACGTATTTCTTCAAATTAAACAAAGAAGAAGATGGACGTATTAAATCTAAAACTTCTAGACTCAGTCAATCCTTTATGAAATGCGCTCAGCTAAGGATAACCAAATATTCTATAAGGAATATTTTAAATTCCCATGGAGAGAGTTATATTGACTTGACAAGGAAAACACCCTTGCGTGATTTTATGCAGACTGAAATTATACCTCTCCCGttcttttatttaacttgaaaaataGATTCAGGATTACCAACATGACCAAATAAGTTGTTAACCATAGAAAAGAaggaaagcaaaataaaagaactaaaaagaaatatttaacatATTAAAATCGGAATCATCCCATTCGTATTTATGTGCCCAAATAATTCCATGGGGATATATAAACCGGTGAGAATTGCTGGTTAATTATGAATAAAATGTTGAGGAcgtttattttcaaaaaacaaagATATGAAATAATAACTTACCAAATTAAAGTtcaataaataatgataaaaactaCAGAAGATgtaatatgtaatatgatggTATGTGCAGattacttatataaaaaaatgccaatgagacaactatccactgaagttcaaatgaagtggatgtacgCATGCGCAATTGAAgtcaaccgtacggccttcaacaatgagaaaaacccacaCCGTACGGTCGGCTAAAAAAGGCTAACTTACGGCCTAAcgtaaattgtaaaaatgtttgaaattacgaAAACAA
The window above is part of the Mytilus edulis chromosome 6, xbMytEdul2.2, whole genome shotgun sequence genome. Proteins encoded here:
- the LOC139528326 gene encoding beta-1,3-galactosyl-O-glycosyl-glycoprotein beta-1,6-N-acetylglucosaminyltransferase 3-like codes for the protein MPLRNWCITTCCIQIVSFVTFLGLWTNTGRQVLLVEDNPTSPENVILAPKIDNLYRDNPAPCTEVRTGNENRLTDSCLPIKGIGTSCAAYFMGNKPVTPLISRKATGKCRLYNLVSNCSLLKLVHGYETFPVSLEERAYPLAFAIKFHRLPEQAERLLRTIYRSHNVYCIYIDGKAPKLLMELMTSISKCIPNVHVVQNPINVVYASSSHMQTDFQCMKIVSKSNVKWKYYINLTGQEFPLKSNLEMVKILQALNGANDIESYSLPVFLKWRYEKVHKIVAHKLVDSLKEKEPFKYKMQMSKGSAYGAFTREFVNFILSDDVVQDYISWLNDTYSPEENIWATVNTLPWAPGGYMSEVRHRYGTFLSRAIIWEGDRVKCSGKFLRGVCVFSRNDLPWLVGQRQLFANKFDEYQDKVVLDCLESLVRNKTHHPAVHLQDWYHYHNLPHSKFYAAISNMQKDPEFLSRQKTVWLENQRNQKNYTLFERNIQNEAGLDMAGSSINVYQIYGKT